In the genome of Streptomyces sp. 846.5, the window CTCCAGGGTCGGCGGGTCGTGCGGGGCATGGGCCGGCGGTGGCAGCGGTTGGAGCGGTGGGGCCATGGCCGTCGGCGCCGGGTAGGCGGCGGCGGTTACGGCGGGGCCGGGGGTGACGGCGGGGCCGGGGAAGCGCTCCGGTGGTGGGGTGAAGAAGTCGTACGTCGTGGACCCGTCGCCGTTGAGGGGCGCCCCGCCGGGGTGCTCTGGCGTACGGGGGCCTGGGTCCGGCAGGTCAGGCCGGGCGTAGGGGTCCACCGATGTCATTCGCCCATCATAGGAAGCTGCTCTTCGCGGTGTACGCACCTGGGGCGCATCAATCCCGCGAGGCGGGTGGGACGATGCGCCGAAGATGAACGTTTGTCATGGTTTTTCGTCGCTTCGTGACTCCTTACTCCTCGCCGGGTTCGCGCGGTGCGCTGACTGTGGTGCGCGGAGGACGCCGCTGTGAGGAGCGTCGGACGATCAGCTCGGTGGGCATCAGCTGCCCCTCGGGGGTGTCGGTCCCGGGGACCGGACCGATGCCCTCGATGGCGTCGATGAGCAGATTCACCACGGTGGTTCCGATCCGCTGCGGCTTCAGCGAGAGCGTGGTGATGGGTGGTTCGGTGGTCGCGTAGACGTCGCTCTCGCTGCAGCAGACCAGGAGCAGGTCCTCGGGGACCCGCAGTGCGTAGCGGCGGGCGGCGGCGAGCAGGTCGGTGCCGTTGGGGTCGAACAGGCCGTACACGGCGTCGGGCCGGTCCGGACGGGCCAGCAGGCGGTCGGCGGCGACGGCCCCCGCGCAGGGGTCGTGCGCCGGGTACTCCTCGTACAGCGGTTCCTGGCCGACCCGGCGGCACCAGCCGAGGTAGGCCTCGGTGCTCAGCCGGGTGTAGGTGTCGGTGCTGGTCCCGGTGAGCAGGCCGATCCGGCGGGCGCCGGCGGCGGCCAGGTGGTCCAGGATCTCCAGGACGGCGCTGGCGTGGTCGTTGTCGACCCAGGCGGTGACCGGGCAGTTGCCCGGTCTGCCGTCGCTGACCACCGGCAGGCCCTGCCGGTAGAGCTCGGCGACCATGGGGTCGTGGTCCGGCGGATCGATGACGACGGTGCCGTCCAGGGCGACATTGCCCCAGACGTCGTGGCGGGAGGTGGCGGGCAGGACCACCAGGGCGTAGCCGCGGGTGAGCGCGGCGGAGGTGGCTGCCCGGGCCATCTCGGCGAAGTAGGCGAACTCGGTGAAGGTGAACGGTTCCTGGCCGTAGGTGGTGACCGTGAGCCCGATCAGGCCGGAGCGCCCGGTACGCAGGGTTCGCGCGGCTGCGGACGGGCGGTAGCCCAGCCGCTCGGCGACCTCGCGCACCTTGCTGCGGGTCTCGTCGGGGAGTCTGCCCTTGCCGTTGAGGGCATCGGAGACGGTGGTGATGGACACCCCCGCCGCGGCGGCGACATCCCTGATTCCGGCACGCTCCATGCGCCGGGCGTGGGTGGGTCGCCGGCCGCTCTGGTTGGCTGCTGCTGCTGTCATGTCTGACCGATCGTATGGCTCATCACCGTTAGTAGATGGGGGTCTGGGATGGTTTGTTGAAGATACGTTTCTCCATGAGCATTTGTGCCCTTTGCCCTTCCAGGGACGACCAGTTGGGTTCGTATACCTGCGTTTCCTGCATGGACCGGGTGCGTCGCCGAGGAAGTCTCGGCGGACACCGGGTGGAACATCTCACTCGC includes:
- a CDS encoding LacI family DNA-binding transcriptional regulator, with the protein product MTAAAANQSGRRPTHARRMERAGIRDVAAAAGVSITTVSDALNGKGRLPDETRSKVREVAERLGYRPSAAARTLRTGRSGLIGLTVTTYGQEPFTFTEFAYFAEMARAATSAALTRGYALVVLPATSRHDVWGNVALDGTVVIDPPDHDPMVAELYRQGLPVVSDGRPGNCPVTAWVDNDHASAVLEILDHLAAAGARRIGLLTGTSTDTYTRLSTEAYLGWCRRVGQEPLYEEYPAHDPCAGAVAADRLLARPDRPDAVYGLFDPNGTDLLAAARRYALRVPEDLLLVCCSESDVYATTEPPITTLSLKPQRIGTTVVNLLIDAIEGIGPVPGTDTPEGQLMPTELIVRRSSQRRPPRTTVSAPREPGEE